The genomic stretch ACTGGGTCCGCTCGCCGACGGCGACGGCAGCCCTGGCACGACAGCCTGACCGACAAGCGGATGTGGCACACGCGTGAGTAAGCGCTATGGCACTGCCAGTCTCCGTCCCCATCAGCGTCCCCACCGACCGCTCGCTCTGTGAGACGCTCCGCCGCGTCGAGACCGTCGTCTGGTCGGTCTGTACGGTCGCCACGCTCGTGCTCCTCGTCGCCAGCGTCGGCGGCGCGTTCGTCGTCGCCGCCAGCCCGCTCACCCCGTCCGCGGCTGCGCTCCTCGCGTCCGTCGTCGTCGGCAGCCTCGTCTTCGTCGCGGCCGACGTCGTCTTCGAGTGACACGGTCGACCCGCTGTGGGACTCACTCCCGAGAGTCGTGCTCCTGGTAGATGACGTGTCCGCAGGCCTTACAGTGTGAGGCGTCGGAGTCGTGGTACTCCAGCCCGCAGTTCGGACAGGTGACGTTCCGCTTGTCGCGGTGGGTCCACTCGCGAACGATCTTCGAGGCCTGCCACGGGATGAGGATGATTCCGGCGAGGATGGCCGCGATAGTCACGAACCGACCGGCCTGGGTCGCCGGCGTGATGTCGCCGAACCCGACCGTCGTGAGCGTGACGACGGTGAAGTAGAAGGCGTCGCCGAACGTCTCCACGCGGTCGTTGACGCCGTGTTCGAACTCGTAGAACAGGCCCGCGGAGACGAAGAAGATGGCGACCACGGTCATGAGCAGCTTCATCACCCGGAGCGTCTCGAGGCTGACGGTCCCGAAGAAGAACTCTTCGTCGCGTGTAAAGCGGAAGAACCGGAGGACGCGAACGACACGGAGCAGGCGCAGGGCCCCGAGCCCTGCCGCCCACATCGGGAGCGCTGGCCCCGCGAGGACGGCGAACGTCGGGAGGATGGAGAGCAGGTCGACGATGGTGTACGGGTTCGTGAGCTCCGCAACCCGGCTCCGTGCGCCGTAGACCCGGAGCAGGTATTCGAGGAAGAACACGGTGGCGATGACGACTTCGGCCGTCCAGAGGGCCGCCTCCTGCGCCGCGCTGAGCGGGTAGGTGTCGGCGACGAACAGTCCGATGAACAGGAGGTTCAACCCGAGTAGCGAGACGTCGAGCCCCTTCCCGACCGTCGTTCGGTGGTCGATGAGGTAGAAACGGACCGTATCGCGGTACGTTCGGGTCGCTCGGTGCCCCCGGTGTCCGTCCATAGACGGGTTACTGCACGGTGACGACTAAGCGTTCCGGACAGGGCTTCGATGCGGTCGTGTCACACGCTATCGCGCGTCTCCAATGACTTAACCGTCGGGGACTCCTACCAGCTACAATGAGCGAAGAAGTAGAACGGAAGAACCTCAGGATGCCGAACAGCGACGAGCTGTTCGCAGTCGTCACAGAACACAACGGTGGGAACCACGTCCGCGTGCGCTGTGAGGACGGAAAGAACCGTATGGGCCGTATCCCTGGCCGGATGAAGTACCGGACCTGGATCAACGAGGGCGACGTCGTCCTCGTCGAACCGTGGGACTGGCAGGACGAGAAGGCCAACATCGAGTGGCGCTACTCCGGGCAGGACGCCGACCAGCTCCGCCGCGAAGGCCACATCGACTAACTCTCTTCGCACCCTCCGATTCGGCTTTTCCCCGGTCGGGTGTGTTTTTCACCGCTGTCGAGCGACGCGTTCCCGAGTGCGGTCAGTTCCCCCCACGCTTTCGGTACCACACTCGCGAGCCGACCGGCGAGTCGCCCTCGGCGAGGTCGAGCCGCCGGACGAACAGGTCTCTGATGGCCAGCGTGACACGGAGTTCGACCGCCTCGTCGTCGTCGTCGACCACGACGACACAGTGGCCGTCGCGCTCGAAGACGTCCTCGATCACACCCGTCTCCCACCGGTCGAGGTCGTGCGTCGGCTTCTTCGCGTGGATTCTGTCGTGAGCCACGCCTGTACCGGGGCGTCCCTCCGGGTTCACGTCACCGGTTCTCGCCGCACGCACCGCTCGCCGTCTTATCTCCTGAAGAAAGTAGCCTAACACAATATCGCCGTCAGGCGACCGTGTGTGAGGTAGTATCGTTAGTTACGAACGAGGTTCGTCGCGCGCGGGCCTTTGGGGGCCTGTTCGATGCTGAATTCGACCGAAGTACCCTCCGTCAGGTCCTCGCCGCCAACGTCCTCCATGTGGAAGAACACGTCGTCGTCAGAGTCGTCCGTCGAAATGAAACCGTAGCCGCCAGTGTCGTTGAAGAAGTCGACCTTACCGTTTGCCATTGCGAATAGACACAGTCAGGGTATACGGATAAGTGCTGTGCATTTGTTTTCCAATATCCGAATCTACTGGACGAATATCTGTAATAGCGGTAATATCGGTTAATATTTCTACCTCGGCGGTTCGCAGACAGCGTTTCGCGGACCTCGCTACGTTCGCCCGGTGCTTTGTCCGTATCCACAGTTTCTCCGGGTCTCAGTTCGGAAGCGGGCCGAGGATGTCGAGGCCGTACTCCCGACCGAGCGCGACCAGCGCGTTCACGTCCGGCTCTGCGGGTGGCGGCGTCTCCATCGTACTCGCTGGCTCGCCGGCCGCGACGACGAACTCCTCGAAGCCTCCTGGCGCGAGTTGAATCAACATCCGGCACGGGTCGTCGCTCACGACACGGAAGCCGTGCGGGACGTCACGAGGGAGAAACACGGTGTCACCGGGTCCGGCGGAGACCGTCTCCTCACCGTTCTCGCCGTAGTGACGGTCGATGGCCCCGTCGAGGACGTAGAACAGTTCGTCCTCGCGGTGGTGAACGTGGTACGGCGTCTCGTAGCGCGGTGCGGCCGTGTGCTCGACCAGTGAGAACGCGCCGTCTGTCTGTTCCGAACCGGTCTTCACGAGTATCAACGCCCCGCCCGACCACAGCGCCTCGCCTGCGTCTCTCGTCGTCACCGTCGGCATCCGCTTCACGTTGGCACCGCTTGCCATAGTTCCCTGCTGTCACGCCCCGACGAGTTATACACATGTTGGTGTGTCAGCACAGAGACGTCGCGTCTCGGCCTGTACGACGGGTGCGCGGTCGCTGGTCCTCACTCGTCAGTCACCGTGTCGAGCGACTGGCCTCGGCACTCATAGGGCTCGTCACGACCGGGTGCCACCCCGGCTCGGAGCGGATGCCTCGTCATCGGCCGGTCGATGCTGTGGTCTCCAGGGAGAAACGGGTTTCTGTACTACGCACTCAGCCCGTCGGTCCGCTCACCGTCGCGCTGGTCGGCCACGTTCGGGGCGGGCTACTCCTCGTCGCCGTCGTCGCCGTCGTCGCCGTCACCGTTGACGTTGACGGTCAACACGGGAACCGGGGCGTTGGCGACGACGCGGGCCGAGACGCTGCCGACCATGTTCTGTCGGTAGTTCGCGCCGTGGGTCCCCATCGTGACGACGTCGATGCCCGCCTCGTCGATGTACGCGATGATCTCCTCGGCGGGGTCGCCGCGGCGGAGGACCGCCTTCGTCTCCACCCTGTCGGCGTCGAGCTGTGCCTCTGCGGCGGCCGTCGCCTCGTTCCCCTCGCCTTCGAGTTCGTCGACCACGTCGTCGACGAGGTCGGGTGCGAGCGTCAGGAAGGCGCGGTCGTCGACCACGTAGAGCACGTGGACCGTCGCGTCGTGTCGGCGGGCGAGGTCGAGCGTGTGCAGATAGACGTCGTCCATCGACTCGGTCCCGTCCGTCGGCAGCAGGATGTCGTCGTACATCAGTCTCGTTCGACGGGAGGGCGTCGGACGGCAAGAACGCTGTCATCCGTTCTCGACGGGTGGGAACCGACGCCGCCGCGGGGCACACAGTATTTGCCCATCGCGTTCGTCTCACCCCGTGATGGCGCTTCCTCCGCGGACCGAGGCGGACCTCAGACGCGAACTCACGGGCCTCGTCGTCGAGAGCCTCGCCGTCCGCCAAGACCTCTCGCGCCGGAGCGTCCACTGTGTTGCGTGTGCTGCCGAGGGGCGCGACGCCGCCCGCACCGTCGGCGACGAGGTCGGCGTCGTCCTCCGCGAGTACGAGGGGTTCACGTGGGAGATTCAAGACCTCGTCTGTCCCGACCACCGCGTCGACCGCGTGACCGACGCCGTCGGTGTCGAAGCCGACGACCAGGTCGTCGTCTCGGCCGTCCTCGAAGCCGCGGGCTACCACTCGCCCGACGGACAGTACCACCCCGAGGCACTCACGCTCGGTGCCGTCGAGGTGGTCGACTACAGCCCTGCGGCCGAGGGGTATCTCGAACCCGACGAGTAACTGCTGTGGACGCGGCACCGCCCCGGTGGCTTTGTACCGGCACCACCTACGTGAGCGCGATGACCGGCACGGAGACGAGTCCCCCCACGGACGTCGTCCTGTACGGCGGGAAAGGCGGCGTCGGCAAGACGACCTGTGCGGCCGCGCACGCGCTCGCGCTGGCCCGGGCGGGAAGCGAGACGCTCGTGGTCTCAACCGACCCGGCCCACTCGCTCGGCGACGCGTTCGAGCGCGACCTCGGCGGCGACCCCGTCGAGGTCACCGACGACCTCTTCGCCGTCGAGGTCGACCCCGAGACCGGCCAGGACGCCTATCGTCGGGTGGTCGAGGCGCTCGCGAACGAGTTCCGCACCGCCGGCCTCCGCCTCTCCGACGACGACCTCGAACGGCTGTTCGAGGCGGGGCTCATCCCCGGCGGTGACGAGGTCGCTGCGCTGGAGTACGTCGCCCGGTACGCCGACGCCGACTACGACTGCGTCGTCCTCGACACGGCCCCGACCGGACACACGCTCCGCCTCCTCGACCTCCCCGACGTCCTCGCGGAGACGCTCGGCGTCGCCGGGGACGTCCAGCGGCGGGTGAGAAAGGCGGGCCGCGCGGCCAAGAGCATGGTCCTCGGGCCGGCGGCGTACTGGGGTTCGGGCACCGACGGCGACGAGGTTGCCTCGCTGCAAGCGCGGGTCGCCGAGGTGGGGACGCTCCTTCGCGACCCGTCCCGAACCCGGTTCCGCGTCGTCCTCACCCCCGAGCAGATGGCTATCGCCGAGGCCGAACGGCTGGTCGCGCGACTCGCCGAGGCGGGCATCACGGTCGACTCGCTCGTGGTCAACCGCGTCTTCGACAACAGCGACGGGTGTTCCTGTGACCGATGCGTGCGCGACGCCGAACGGCACGCCGCGCGACTCGACGCGGTCGAGACCCGCTTCGACCTCCCCGTTCGGACCGTCCCCGAACTGGAGGGGGAGTCACAGGGCCTCGACGCGCTCGAACGCGTCGGCGCGTTCCTCTGAGGCCGTTCACTCGCCCGCTCGTTCGCGCGCCGCGGCCACCACCAGCGGGAGGGTGATGGTCGCGTCGGCGACGACGGTGACGTTCCGCGCGGACTTCTCCAGTTTCCCCCACGACCGCGCCTCGTCGAGCGTCGCGCCCGACAGTCCCCCGGTGTCGCTCGTGTCCATCGTCAACTGCACGGCGTAATCGTAGGCGTCCGGGACCGTGAGCATCGTCTGGAGGACGTAGTTCTTCGGAACGCCGCCCCCGACGACCATCGCACCCGCCGAGTCGGCCTCGAAGGCGAGGTCCGAGAGGTGGGTCATGTCGCCCAGCGCGTCGAGCGCGAACGCCGAGGTCTGGCCGTATATCCACGCCTGGATGCCGAGGACGGAGTCCTGGATGGCGGGTACGTAGATGGGCACGTCGCAGTCGTACGCCGCCGCGGCGATGCCGGCGTCCTCCTCGACGCCGCGTTCGCGGTTCTGTTCGAGGTTCGCTCGACCGAGTTCGTGGGTGAACTCCTGGATGGTGACCGTCCGCTCCACCGCGGGGAAGACGTTCGCACGGAGGTGTTTCTCGAACAGCGTGAAGTGCTCCTGTGGGAGGTAGACGTTATAGATGCGGTCGACGCCCTCGTCGCGCAGGCGCTCGTCGTGTTCGCGCTCGCTTTTGGCGTCGGTGCGCTCCTCCGCGCGGTGGTCGTGCGGACCGACGCTGCCGTGGTGGTGCTTGCCCCCGACTGCCTCGATGGCGTCGTGTGTGAGGTTCGCGCCGGTCGTCACCAGGGCGTCGATGTGACCGTCGCGGATGAGGTCGACGACGACCTGGCGCATCCCCGTCGGCACCATCGCGCCGGCGAGACCGAAGAAGTTGGTCACGTCGGGCGAGAGCATCTCGGCGTAGACGTCGACGGCACGCTCGACGCCGGCGGCCCCGATGCCCGCCTTCCCGTACTCGTCGACGAGTTCACCGACGGTCATCCCCGCGCGGACCTGCGTGTGGCCGATGGGGTCCTCGTGGAACGTCTCTCGGTGGCTGGTCTCCCCGCCCGCGTCGGACTCGTCGGGCGCGTCGTGGTCGGTCATGGACTGAGATGTGGCGGGCCGGTGTTTGAACGTCTCGGTCCCGCGTGCGGCGACGACGGTGTGACCTAGAGGCCGGTCGGATGCTCGACGTACGTGGTCTCCAGCCCCCAGTCGTCTGCTAACGCCGCGAGCGCGCGGACGCCGAACGTCTCCGTCGCGTAGTGGCCCGCGAGCAAGACGTTCACACCCGACTCGCGCGCTTGGTGGTACACCTGCTGTTTCCCCTCGCCGGTGACGAGCGTGTCGACCCCCGCCGCGAGGGCGTCGTCGAGGAAATCGACGCCGCTTCCGGTCACGATGGCGACCTCCGA from Salinigranum halophilum encodes the following:
- a CDS encoding ion transporter, giving the protein MDGHRGHRATRTYRDTVRFYLIDHRTTVGKGLDVSLLGLNLLFIGLFVADTYPLSAAQEAALWTAEVVIATVFFLEYLLRVYGARSRVAELTNPYTIVDLLSILPTFAVLAGPALPMWAAGLGALRLLRVVRVLRFFRFTRDEEFFFGTVSLETLRVMKLLMTVVAIFFVSAGLFYEFEHGVNDRVETFGDAFYFTVVTLTTVGFGDITPATQAGRFVTIAAILAGIILIPWQASKIVREWTHRDKRNVTCPNCGLEYHDSDASHCKACGHVIYQEHDSRE
- the eif1A gene encoding translation initiation factor eIF-1A; amino-acid sequence: MSEEVERKNLRMPNSDELFAVVTEHNGGNHVRVRCEDGKNRMGRIPGRMKYRTWINEGDVVLVEPWDWQDEKANIEWRYSGQDADQLRREGHID
- a CDS encoding DUF7861 family protein, whose amino-acid sequence is MAHDRIHAKKPTHDLDRWETGVIEDVFERDGHCVVVVDDDDEAVELRVTLAIRDLFVRRLDLAEGDSPVGSRVWYRKRGGN
- a CDS encoding cold-shock protein; the protein is MANGKVDFFNDTGGYGFISTDDSDDDVFFHMEDVGGEDLTEGTSVEFSIEQAPKGPRATNLVRN
- a CDS encoding cupin domain-containing protein; the protein is MASGANVKRMPTVTTRDAGEALWSGGALILVKTGSEQTDGAFSLVEHTAAPRYETPYHVHHREDELFYVLDGAIDRHYGENGEETVSAGPGDTVFLPRDVPHGFRVVSDDPCRMLIQLAPGGFEEFVVAAGEPASTMETPPPAEPDVNALVALGREYGLDILGPLPN
- a CDS encoding universal stress protein — its product is MYDDILLPTDGTESMDDVYLHTLDLARRHDATVHVLYVVDDRAFLTLAPDLVDDVVDELEGEGNEATAAAEAQLDADRVETKAVLRRGDPAEEIIAYIDEAGIDVVTMGTHGANYRQNMVGSVSARVVANAPVPVLTVNVNGDGDDGDDGDEE
- a CDS encoding ArsA family ATPase, producing MTGTETSPPTDVVLYGGKGGVGKTTCAAAHALALARAGSETLVVSTDPAHSLGDAFERDLGGDPVEVTDDLFAVEVDPETGQDAYRRVVEALANEFRTAGLRLSDDDLERLFEAGLIPGGDEVAALEYVARYADADYDCVVLDTAPTGHTLRLLDLPDVLAETLGVAGDVQRRVRKAGRAAKSMVLGPAAYWGSGTDGDEVASLQARVAEVGTLLRDPSRTRFRVVLTPEQMAIAEAERLVARLAEAGITVDSLVVNRVFDNSDGCSCDRCVRDAERHAARLDAVETRFDLPVRTVPELEGESQGLDALERVGAFL
- a CDS encoding deoxyhypusine synthase; its protein translation is MTDHDAPDESDAGGETSHRETFHEDPIGHTQVRAGMTVGELVDEYGKAGIGAAGVERAVDVYAEMLSPDVTNFFGLAGAMVPTGMRQVVVDLIRDGHIDALVTTGANLTHDAIEAVGGKHHHGSVGPHDHRAEERTDAKSEREHDERLRDEGVDRIYNVYLPQEHFTLFEKHLRANVFPAVERTVTIQEFTHELGRANLEQNRERGVEEDAGIAAAAYDCDVPIYVPAIQDSVLGIQAWIYGQTSAFALDALGDMTHLSDLAFEADSAGAMVVGGGVPKNYVLQTMLTVPDAYDYAVQLTMDTSDTGGLSGATLDEARSWGKLEKSARNVTVVADATITLPLVVAAARERAGE